From Thermotoga sp. Ku-13t, the proteins below share one genomic window:
- a CDS encoding sugar ABC transporter ATP-binding protein, whose protein sequence is MSAILSARNVCMDFSNVRVLHNVDVDFEPARIYGVVGENGAGKSTLMRILSGFLQPTEGEIFFEGERVELNPLKAKSLGIVLIPQELNLVESLRVYENIFLRDELTRGFLLAKKQMIEETKQLMQQLGLSIDPTAYVSQLSPAQKQMVEIIKAISKKVKVLIMDEPTSSLTDEEVLKLFEIVKNMKQKGITVIFISHRLKEVRQIAEELIVLRDGRKVYQGEVQGLSEKQIAELMVGRKLEEIFPEKPVPGSEIVLQVKDLSTLDGRVRQASFELRKGEILGFYGLVGSGRTELMEALVGIRKVKSGEVYLFGKKVKIEDPLEAKKLGLVYLPEDRKNGGIIASLEAFKNTTMMALEKFSRLFVRVRSELDTFKGYERKFEIKVRSPWQTVGTLSGGNQQKVVISKLVETGAKIFLFDEPTRGVDVNARHQIYKIMHQMIEELGCSFVVVSSDLPEIIGLCNRVMVMRNGQIVAEVEGEGLNERELIYHATGVKEVGVYQT, encoded by the coding sequence ATGAGCGCGATTCTTTCTGCGAGAAACGTCTGCATGGATTTTTCAAACGTGAGAGTTCTGCACAACGTCGATGTCGACTTCGAGCCGGCCAGAATCTACGGTGTGGTCGGAGAGAACGGAGCCGGAAAATCGACACTCATGAGGATCCTTTCGGGTTTTTTGCAGCCGACCGAAGGAGAGATCTTCTTCGAAGGTGAAAGGGTCGAACTGAATCCGCTCAAAGCCAAATCCCTCGGCATCGTGCTGATACCGCAGGAATTGAACTTGGTCGAAAGTCTGAGGGTGTACGAGAACATCTTCCTCAGGGACGAGTTGACGAGAGGTTTCCTGCTCGCAAAAAAGCAGATGATAGAAGAAACCAAACAGCTCATGCAGCAGCTTGGGCTCTCCATAGATCCCACAGCTTACGTGTCACAGCTTTCACCAGCACAGAAACAGATGGTAGAAATCATCAAAGCCATATCCAAAAAGGTGAAGGTGCTGATCATGGACGAGCCGACCTCTTCGCTCACAGACGAGGAGGTGCTCAAGCTCTTCGAGATCGTGAAGAACATGAAGCAGAAGGGAATAACGGTGATATTCATCTCGCACAGGCTCAAAGAGGTACGACAAATAGCGGAAGAACTGATCGTGTTGCGCGATGGAAGAAAGGTCTATCAGGGAGAGGTGCAGGGTCTGAGCGAAAAACAGATAGCCGAACTCATGGTCGGTCGAAAGCTCGAAGAAATCTTTCCTGAAAAGCCCGTTCCAGGTTCCGAGATCGTTCTGCAGGTGAAGGACCTCTCAACTCTGGATGGAAGAGTCAGGCAGGCGAGTTTCGAGCTTCGCAAGGGTGAGATACTCGGTTTCTATGGCCTCGTCGGTTCCGGCAGGACCGAGCTCATGGAAGCACTCGTGGGAATCAGAAAGGTGAAGTCCGGTGAGGTGTATCTGTTTGGAAAAAAGGTGAAGATCGAAGATCCCCTGGAAGCGAAAAAGCTGGGGCTCGTTTACCTTCCTGAAGACAGAAAGAACGGTGGGATCATAGCCAGCCTGGAAGCGTTCAAAAACACAACGATGATGGCTTTGGAGAAATTCTCAAGGCTCTTCGTGCGCGTTCGAAGTGAACTCGATACATTCAAAGGCTACGAAAGAAAGTTCGAGATCAAGGTGCGAAGTCCATGGCAGACCGTTGGAACGCTCAGCGGGGGCAACCAGCAGAAGGTCGTCATATCCAAACTCGTGGAAACGGGAGCAAAGATCTTTCTGTTCGATGAGCCAACGCGCGGTGTGGATGTGAACGCGAGGCACCAGATTTACAAGATCATGCACCAGATGATAGAGGAACTTGGTTGCAGTTTCGTTGTGGTTTCTTCCGATCTGCCAGAGATCATAGGGCTCTGCAACAGGGTCATGGTCATGCGCAACGGTCAGATCGTGGCCGAGGTGGAAGGAGAAGGCCTCAACGAGAGGGAACTCATCTATCACGCGACGGGTGTGAAGGAGGTCGGTGTGTATCAAACTTAA
- a CDS encoding Gfo/Idh/MocA family oxidoreductase, which produces MKKVRIGIVGAGKISEVLHIPNTILSEYAELVAIADPNAQRLEQFKRKLENVRFYENYQQMLEKEDIDAVIVATPNALHAEVSITALEKGKSVLVEKPMATNSQDALKMIEAAKKNKKILMVNHSQRFFPHHIKAKEIVQSGVLGEIRLVKTMFGHAGPENWSPSAAWFFDRNVAMFGALGDLGVHKVDLIRYITGLDIVECTGFIATLEKRASVEDVASAVLKLSNSALATLDSNWVTKGLEENYFVVYGEKGTMKVGQTDPTKIDIYLEKPFRMHGEIVLRPLFTNEDPYWKMPVVDHFAKVCLGLEEPIVKPEDGYIAVKVVEKIFESAKKGQAVKVE; this is translated from the coding sequence ACATACCAAACACGATCCTTTCTGAGTACGCAGAACTCGTGGCGATAGCGGACCCAAACGCGCAGAGGCTGGAACAATTCAAACGAAAGCTCGAAAATGTGCGGTTTTACGAGAATTATCAACAGATGCTTGAGAAGGAAGACATAGATGCTGTCATCGTGGCCACTCCGAACGCACTGCACGCGGAAGTTTCCATCACTGCGCTCGAGAAAGGGAAAAGCGTGCTGGTCGAAAAGCCCATGGCCACGAACTCGCAAGACGCCCTGAAGATGATCGAAGCTGCCAAGAAGAACAAAAAGATTCTGATGGTTAACCACTCGCAGAGGTTCTTCCCGCACCATATCAAAGCGAAAGAGATCGTTCAATCCGGCGTGCTCGGAGAGATAAGACTCGTCAAGACGATGTTTGGACACGCCGGTCCAGAGAACTGGTCTCCGAGCGCAGCGTGGTTTTTCGACAGGAACGTTGCCATGTTCGGAGCCCTTGGCGATCTCGGTGTTCACAAGGTGGACCTGATCAGATACATCACCGGCCTGGACATCGTGGAGTGCACAGGATTCATAGCGACGCTCGAGAAGCGAGCTTCGGTGGAAGACGTGGCGAGTGCGGTTCTGAAGCTTTCCAACTCAGCCCTGGCGACACTCGATTCGAACTGGGTCACGAAAGGACTCGAGGAGAACTACTTCGTCGTTTACGGAGAGAAGGGCACGATGAAGGTGGGACAGACCGATCCAACGAAGATCGACATATATCTCGAAAAACCTTTCAGGATGCACGGTGAGATCGTTTTGAGACCCTTGTTCACCAACGAGGATCCTTACTGGAAGATGCCGGTCGTGGACCACTTCGCGAAGGTGTGCTTGGGTCTGGAAGAGCCCATCGTCAAGCCTGAAGATGGATACATCGCGGTCAAAGTGGTCGAGAAAATATTCGAATCTGCAAAGAAAGGGCAGGCAGTGAAGGTAGAATGA
- a CDS encoding ABC transporter permease: MCIKLKAFLTRYMIVLVLIGLMIFSGIVTPAFLKPRNILNIFWQTSYVGIIAIGITFVMIAGGIDLSVGSMLALLGAFAITTSNRIGDSAGATVLSILLTYGLGALLGLGMGLLTTKGKIPAFITTLGGMAIYRSLVLNFANGGVYMSFSRTFSSFGMKFIAGLPLPMIVFIAYAVLAYIVLDKTKFGRYVYAVGANETAAVYSAIKVDVVRTITYVISGVSVATSAILLSSMMASVSSSSTGSGFELDAIAAAVIGGTSLSGGKGTIFGTFFGALILGVVNNMLVMLNVAVYLQGMVKGLIIIAAVLLQSLRR, encoded by the coding sequence GTGTGTATCAAACTTAAAGCCTTTCTCACCAGGTACATGATCGTGCTCGTGCTGATCGGGTTGATGATCTTCTCCGGCATCGTGACACCGGCGTTTCTCAAGCCGAGAAACATTCTGAACATCTTCTGGCAGACGTCCTACGTGGGAATCATAGCGATAGGCATCACTTTCGTCATGATCGCCGGCGGGATCGATCTTTCAGTTGGCTCGATGCTTGCACTCCTCGGTGCCTTCGCTATAACGACAAGCAACAGGATAGGTGACAGTGCTGGAGCGACGGTGCTTTCGATCCTGCTTACCTACGGTCTGGGTGCTCTGCTCGGTCTTGGCATGGGCCTGTTGACGACGAAGGGAAAGATTCCCGCGTTCATCACCACACTCGGCGGCATGGCGATATACAGATCCCTGGTGCTCAACTTCGCAAACGGTGGAGTGTACATGAGCTTTTCCCGCACTTTCTCCAGTTTCGGCATGAAGTTCATCGCGGGTCTACCTTTACCCATGATCGTGTTCATAGCCTACGCCGTTCTGGCGTACATCGTTCTGGACAAAACGAAATTTGGGAGGTACGTGTACGCAGTCGGTGCGAACGAAACCGCCGCGGTTTATTCGGCGATAAAGGTCGATGTGGTCAGAACGATCACGTACGTCATCAGTGGAGTTTCTGTGGCAACTTCGGCCATACTGCTCTCTTCGATGATGGCTTCGGTGAGCTCTTCGTCGACAGGGTCTGGCTTTGAACTGGACGCGATCGCGGCGGCTGTGATCGGTGGAACAAGTTTGAGCGGTGGAAAGGGCACGATCTTCGGAACGTTCTTCGGTGCCTTGATACTCGGTGTTGTCAACAACATGCTCGTGATGCTCAACGTGGCGGTGTATTTACAGGGTATGGTCAAGGGTCTGATCAT